The following are encoded in a window of Variovorax paradoxus genomic DNA:
- a CDS encoding M35 family metallo-endopeptidase, translated as MMRRILVVGDPPAAGGRVLPYDGPMFDLYGHRVALIGGRAYCEGCNSVGIIAKAGGPRRPQFITEAALEGDVVICHCPVPQPLLSVLQQSATYEDMDTRAASAVSSAATSIPLAATTSSGFEMAAFKKVVDDAVTHPPEAEQTENICPNMTNKQFATATLKLRDLAVSYITKQRLPELERWDKEAQARVATWFGIADQGTREHLQKGLAACVRVLQGLGAKNFVRFTAGGKLLTCVLDNGVGTVAAVCKPDVATHTIAIALPFCEFTYDHRVVFGTDKVFDGDSRLLTLIHEVTHFDDTFSSNDTWYGTINSRDHVNKENSAALRVNADSIAAYVLGVDANASK; from the coding sequence ATGATGCGAAGAATTCTTGTGGTCGGCGACCCGCCGGCAGCCGGCGGCCGCGTGCTGCCCTACGACGGTCCGATGTTCGATCTGTACGGCCATCGCGTGGCGCTGATCGGTGGCAGGGCTTACTGCGAGGGGTGCAACAGTGTCGGCATCATCGCCAAGGCGGGAGGACCGCGCCGCCCGCAGTTCATCACGGAGGCGGCGCTGGAAGGCGACGTGGTGATCTGCCACTGCCCCGTGCCGCAGCCTCTGCTTTCCGTACTGCAGCAATCGGCGACCTACGAGGACATGGACACGCGTGCGGCGAGCGCCGTGTCGAGCGCGGCAACGTCGATCCCGCTGGCGGCCACGACGAGCTCTGGTTTCGAGATGGCCGCGTTCAAGAAGGTGGTGGACGATGCCGTCACGCATCCGCCAGAGGCCGAGCAGACCGAGAACATCTGTCCGAACATGACGAACAAACAGTTCGCGACGGCAACACTGAAACTGCGGGATCTGGCCGTCAGCTACATCACGAAGCAACGGCTCCCCGAGTTGGAGCGCTGGGACAAGGAAGCCCAGGCGCGCGTGGCAACGTGGTTTGGCATCGCCGACCAGGGCACACGCGAGCATCTGCAGAAGGGCTTGGCCGCATGCGTTCGTGTCCTTCAAGGGCTGGGAGCGAAGAACTTTGTTCGCTTCACCGCAGGCGGAAAATTGCTCACCTGCGTTTTGGATAACGGGGTGGGGACCGTCGCAGCCGTATGCAAGCCTGATGTTGCGACTCACACCATTGCGATTGCGTTGCCGTTTTGTGAGTTCACATACGACCACAGGGTCGTCTTCGGAACGGACAAGGTCTTCGACGGCGACTCCCGACTTTTGACCTTGATCCACGAAGTGACGCATTTCGATGACACCTTCAGCTCAAACGACACTTGGTACGGCACGATCAACTCAAGGGACCATGTCAACAAAGAGAATTCGGCGGCACTTCGGGTCAATGCAGACAGCATTGCCGCCTACGTTCTTGGCGTTGACGCAAACGCATCGAAATGA
- a CDS encoding putative quinol monooxygenase, which yields MDPINVIITFEAKPERASAFAELMNQVKQSLPSADGCRGVRLFGRSDNDCVFTLVESWASQAHHQAHIVGAVASGAWDALAGELAREPVSCYCREL from the coding sequence ATGGACCCGATCAACGTCATCATCACTTTCGAAGCCAAGCCCGAGCGCGCGTCTGCGTTCGCGGAACTCATGAACCAGGTCAAGCAATCGCTGCCATCGGCGGATGGGTGCCGGGGCGTGCGGCTGTTCGGTCGCAGCGACAACGACTGCGTTTTCACGCTGGTCGAATCGTGGGCGTCGCAGGCACACCACCAAGCGCATATTGTGGGCGCAGTGGCGTCGGGGGCTTGGGATGCGCTGGCAGGGGAGTTGGCGCGGGAGCCTGTCAGCTGCTATTGCCGGGAGCTTTGA
- a CDS encoding AraC family transcriptional regulator — protein MPVAPIAADDSNNNKPEEATFISAAWTRLRDMVAARTPADGRTDVLYPGLRCYRFSHPIRYEKTQRLTPGVVVVLQGRKTAHLGGGRSLAYGAMQCLVLGAEVACLGTVVGASAAAPYLAIHLDLPPDVLVKSVLALAEGGDALPAERARVREHFTAPVEPEVVEAFARLLLAADDPVDRRTLAPLAVEEIVLRLLRSEAAAAIRSASAVTKAGARIQTAIGFMRRHLGRPLSVAEIASHVHMSPSHFAHSFREVAGVTPMRCIRDLRLEEARSLMLGAGLRPGDAAAQVGFESAAHFNRAFRRRFETTPAEYVRRMQAA, from the coding sequence ATGCCAGTTGCGCCCATTGCCGCCGACGACAGCAACAACAACAAACCCGAAGAGGCCACCTTCATTTCCGCCGCCTGGACCCGACTGCGCGACATGGTCGCAGCGCGAACCCCTGCGGACGGCCGCACCGACGTGCTGTACCCGGGCCTGCGCTGCTACCGCTTCTCGCACCCGATCCGCTACGAGAAAACCCAGCGCCTCACGCCGGGCGTGGTGGTGGTCTTGCAGGGCCGCAAGACCGCGCACCTCGGCGGCGGCCGTTCGCTGGCCTACGGCGCCATGCAATGCCTGGTGCTCGGGGCCGAGGTCGCGTGCCTCGGCACGGTCGTCGGGGCGAGCGCCGCGGCGCCGTACCTGGCCATTCATCTGGACCTGCCGCCCGACGTGCTGGTCAAGTCGGTCCTCGCACTGGCCGAAGGCGGTGATGCGCTGCCGGCCGAGCGCGCCCGCGTGCGAGAGCACTTCACGGCGCCGGTGGAGCCGGAGGTGGTCGAGGCCTTCGCCCGCCTGCTGCTGGCGGCCGATGACCCGGTGGACCGCCGCACGCTCGCGCCGCTGGCCGTCGAGGAGATCGTGCTGCGGCTGCTGCGCTCCGAGGCCGCCGCCGCCATTCGCAGCGCGAGCGCGGTCACCAAGGCCGGCGCCCGCATACAGACGGCCATCGGGTTCATGCGCCGCCATCTGGGCCGGCCGCTGTCGGTGGCCGAGATCGCGAGCCACGTCCACATGAGCCCTTCGCACTTCGCGCACAGCTTTCGCGAGGTGGCCGGCGTCACGCCGATGCGCTGCATTCGCGACCTGCGCCTGGAAGAGGCGCGCTCGCTGATGCTGGGCGCCGGGCTGCGCCCCGGCGATGCGGCTGCCCAGGTGGGATTCGAGAGCGCGGCGCATTTCAACCGCGCGTTTCGCAGACGGTTCGAGACGACGCCTGCGGAGTACGTGCGGCGCATGCAGGCGGCGTGA
- a CDS encoding MFS transporter, whose product MPIALLALTLSAFAIGTTEFVIVGLLPTVAADLGIGLPSAGLLVSLYALGVAIGAPVLTALTGKLPRKALLLGLMALFTVGNLLAWQAPSYESLIAARVLTGLAHGVFFSIGSTIATGLVPKDKAASAIAIMFTGLTVALVTGVPLGTFIGQHFGWRETFLAVSALGVVAFIGSWIFVPGNIRHTPPASLAQQAKVLAEPRLLLVYAKTAIGYGGSFIPFTFLAPILTDVSGFSAGAVGWVMLVYGISVAVGNIWGGKLADRLGPIPALKIIFALLAAVLLVFNFAAPHKWLALVAVLMWGAVAFGNVPGLQVYVVKQAERFTPQAVDVASGLNIAAFNLGIAGAAWVGGLIVTHLGLMHTPWIGALVVLISLALTQWSGWLDANPQSSRTSCRFANPLAGGNASGPAKPVPRHSSN is encoded by the coding sequence ATGCCAATCGCCTTACTCGCGCTGACCCTCAGCGCCTTCGCCATCGGAACGACCGAGTTCGTCATCGTTGGCCTCCTCCCCACCGTCGCTGCCGACCTCGGCATCGGCCTTCCCTCGGCCGGCCTGCTGGTCAGCCTCTATGCGCTGGGCGTTGCCATTGGCGCGCCGGTGCTCACGGCCCTCACGGGCAAGCTGCCGCGCAAGGCGCTGCTGCTCGGGTTGATGGCGCTGTTCACGGTCGGCAATCTGCTGGCGTGGCAGGCGCCCAGCTATGAATCGCTGATTGCCGCCCGCGTGCTCACGGGGCTGGCGCACGGGGTGTTCTTCTCGATCGGCTCGACCATTGCCACCGGCCTGGTGCCGAAGGACAAGGCGGCGAGCGCCATCGCGATCATGTTCACGGGCCTCACGGTGGCGCTGGTCACGGGTGTGCCGCTGGGCACGTTCATCGGGCAGCACTTCGGCTGGCGCGAGACTTTCCTGGCGGTGTCGGCGCTGGGCGTGGTCGCCTTCATCGGCAGCTGGATCTTCGTGCCGGGCAACATCCGCCACACGCCGCCGGCCTCGCTGGCGCAGCAAGCGAAGGTGCTGGCCGAGCCGCGCCTGCTGCTGGTGTATGCCAAGACGGCCATCGGCTACGGCGGCTCGTTCATTCCGTTCACGTTCCTGGCGCCGATCCTCACCGACGTGTCGGGCTTCAGCGCCGGCGCAGTGGGCTGGGTGATGCTGGTGTACGGCATCTCGGTGGCGGTGGGCAACATCTGGGGCGGCAAGCTGGCCGACCGGCTGGGTCCGATTCCGGCGCTGAAGATCATCTTTGCGCTGCTGGCGGCCGTGCTGCTGGTCTTCAACTTCGCGGCGCCGCACAAGTGGCTGGCGCTGGTGGCGGTGCTGATGTGGGGCGCGGTGGCGTTCGGCAACGTGCCGGGGCTGCAGGTGTACGTGGTGAAGCAGGCCGAACGCTTCACGCCGCAGGCGGTGGACGTGGCCTCGGGCCTGAACATCGCGGCCTTCAACCTGGGCATTGCGGGCGCGGCCTGGGTCGGCGGGTTGATCGTGACGCACCTCGGGCTGATGCACACGCCCTGGATCGGCGCACTCGTCGTGCTGATCTCTCTGGCCCTCACGCAGTGGAGCGGATGGCTTGACGCTAACCCCCAGTCTTCGCGCACTTCGTGTCGCTTCGCCAACCCCCTTGCAGGGGGCAACGCCAGCGGCCCGGCAAAGCCGGTTCCGCGGCATTCCTCGAACTGA